The Corythoichthys intestinalis isolate RoL2023-P3 chromosome 1, ASM3026506v1, whole genome shotgun sequence genomic interval TGTCCTCTGTTTGTTCATGTGGACAAATAGTGTCCCAGTCCTCTTTAGTGACGCTTCCAGGCCCCGGGGAACAGCAAATGTCCTCCCAGGAGAGGGGTGTGTGTGGTGGGGAGTTGCATGACGATGGACTATTGGGTTTGAAATTTGCCTCCAGTTCCATGAGGGCACTCGGCTGAGtggcatgattttttaaaaggtgCCAACTGCGGGCCAGTTCAGATTGGGAGGAGAAAGGGCACTTGTCTTGCATGAGCTCCGAGACGTGAATCTTGCGTTTGGACCAGAATAACACAGACAAGGGACGTGAGGATCCCGGTagatggtggtggtggtgatgatgatgatggtgaGGATTATGTGAACGCAGGGGTAAACACTGTCCCACAGCATCCTGGAATTTCTGCCGCAGAGAGCGCCTGGTAAGGGCCTTTCGGCAAACAGCATCAATGTCTTCCCCAAGACTGCTGCAACTACACTTTCTCTCTCTACGCCTTCTTGGGCAGGATGTGGACCGTACCCCGAGTTCTTCTGAACCCTCTGCCTCGAACCCTCCAGGACTGGAACCTTTGCGAGAGTTCCTCGAGCGCTTCTTTCCTCGCCAAACATAACTGTCGGCACTCCAACTGCGAATGCCACATTTGGGACGAGTGTCTGCGCATCGGGGCTTCTTCTCAGACATGGCGTCTCCCTCTTCTTTCACTGtgatataattataataatataaatatataataataaaaggcACACATCAAAGCAAGAACATTGATGTGAAATAATTGAATCAATGTTTTTGCTTCCATTACTGTTTGTTCATCCCTATATTGCTAAATGTATCGTTGTATACAGTTTTTTCAGCCCTCCGTGTGAGCATTATGATCTTTTCCCAGCCTGAAAAAACTGCTGAATACAATCGGATACATGCATTTCACAGATAATGTGACGGgggaaaaatcattttaaagaaTTGTGACCTGATGTATAAAATATAGtacaatggaaaaatatatttgaaatgtttatttgtTTCAAGGGACCAATAGAGGCTCTAAGTTTAAAGAATTGGAATTTACTgtcaattaattaattgtttgGGCTTTACACAGTAAAATACATTATACTTTTCAGATAACTTTATTGTGCTTTTGCTATTAATtcctattttttccccctaaattAGGGATTCCTAATTTTTTCCCCAGCTTTTTTTTAAGTGTCcagtaatgctttttttttttttttttttttaaatgtatgtaaCATGATATTAATTAACACATTTATCCATGTCTACTGCTTTTCAATTTTCAAAGTCAGCAGTGAGAGGGAGCCTAAGTCTGGGTAAGGCTACCGTAAAGAAAAGGGTTCTTGCTTGGCAAATCAAAATGCACAGAAAAATCTTGCAGTGCATAAGCATTTGAATGTCTTAATAATGACATTTAAAATGTCCAAACAGCTTTTAAtcaacttttaaaggcattcaaCCCAGTCCGCATGCTTACTTTTTATCTGCTGAACACATGTATAAATGCCGGCGAGAacagcatatatatataatgctgaCATATATTCTGACCTAAAGGGTTCTTAAATTTCAATAAGTTCTCGGGTGTTGACTATGGTTAACAAAATCTAATTAGTCTGTGAGCAGCCCTTTAGGTCTTGATTTTGATCATTTGAATGAAGTTAGAAGATGAACCTACCGTACAAATGATATCACAAACACAGCTCTTCATCCATGTTGTCTAAAGGTGAGCAGACCATCATGTGTGACGAGCTTGCAACCGCTCTGCTTCTGACAGATGGTAGGTTGTTCCACGTCCTATAACATCACTGTGTCAAATCCCACAGGGGGCAGCAGTTTCTTCCTCTTCATAGTGGTGTCTGAAGGAAATAGAGGGAGTGGTGTCAAACTAGAGGGCAGATGGGTGGGGTATCAGAAAAAGGTGATCAATCATCTCGGGTTGATATCAATGTCTTCTACTTGACAATTACACCCAAAAATCACATATTCAAAACTTTAAAAAGGCCATTGTGTAATTTGTGTCAACAGCAGATATTGTGTTTAcgatttgattgttttttaacTTAATGCCTGGGAGCACATACTGTATAGTATTAGTCTTAGAGGAGATTTCCAACTATAGGTTATTAATCAGATTTACCAGTAGCTTGTTTGGACTTATTACCGGCTTAGGACTTCAATCAATTATTTAGTTCAATAGAGGAAACAACACAGCATCTAAAAGGTTTCACTTATTGAttgaataatctttttttttttctgttgaaacttCCAGAAAGTGCTGCTTATAGGGCACATGTCATACGTGACAAGTATGAGCCGGAAACAAACACGAGGTGAATTTTAGTTAAACACAGTATAGTTAAATTAATAGTTAATTGAGTGAAACAAAATTTGtcacatgaaaataaaattcctgatgactttgagagtgtgtgtgttttctcTTACCTTGGGATGAAAGCCTGTCATCAATAAATCTATATCAAGTCTGATTTATTTGATAATGTAATGACACTCAACTTCCTCTTAGCTGAATAATTAATGCTCTCTGCATTATCACAGTGGCCAAATGGTCGACAACTGTGTATGCCCTCGCAATCAACCTGATTGATTCCATAACCTATGACACCTTAAGGACATGGGACTACATCAAGTCAGTTAACACATGTGGAATCCAGTTTGATTCATTCCTCAATCTTATCTAATGAGGTTATTTTTATGGCACCAGTCATTGACTAAAACTCAATATCGAGTGCAAAACTCCACACTGGCACTGCACAGTACAGAGGCAAACTCCTAAAAAGTTGCCTCAATTAAACATCCAAGTGACATTGCATAGTTTTGTCCAGGAAGTACCTTCAGCAGTGGGTGAACTCCAGTTGGCTCATTAACTTGCAGCATCGAGGACTCAACCGTGGGCAAGTTGTAATCCACATCACAGACGCATCGATCCCATGTGTAGCATGGCCGACAGGAGCAAGCATGAATAATTGATGCAACCAGGACTGAACGGAGACTACGCTGCTTAGATTTTTACATGTCTCCTTTACAGATTACATTGATATTAAAAGGGTTGGGTGAAAATACATAATACGTTATGGGAACTTGTTTTCCTTAAGTATTAGATTCAAAACGATCTAATCTTAATTCATATTTGGTTAATCATTTACAGTACAATCGTTTCCCAATAGATAGACATTTTAAGGCCACCCACTGTTGTATTAAAATGCGTGTGGACGAATGAACTTGTTCGCTTGAAGCAAGAACAGCAGTGTCCATTCATTGCTTTATAGTGTTTACAGATGTAAAAGACACAAAGAATAACAAGGATTTATTCAAGCATaatttattgaaaaatatatatggcggaaaacacagacaaggctgaaaaagcagtttctgctcttgcacccctctctaaaataaactgctgtattttaagccaaaagaattgttgtgttggatagaacaatatgtctatatgcttccATAGCAGTTTCAGGGTGCATtatgcccccgaactatttttaatttgtctgttttaccctggagaccccccgtttacagacaccgcgcaaccgcttttgttttaacccagtcataaaaagaaggtaagtaataatatttattattaaaattgtctgtcatttttaggtttgaataattaatttatgtctaatatttagtaaaaaaaaaaaaaaaaaaaaaaaacattttataaaatTATCTACTCGCatactttaaacttttaaacaaattacgtcacaatgaaaaaatgtgggtatgtaaataggtcacggatatctaccttgtaactatcacttaattgttttttttttttgttactgtcgcattttccccgatatttgagatgataaataatcgatccaaagaaagaatgaaataaaacgtttaaaagggtaaatatttgaaaagaaaatctcgaccactccctgatgtctgcgatttctgcattgcagcccttgttatattaccgtgtttcaccaataaaatcacccaaaagtccggctgtggccattcacagctgtgtcttcacactcagtgagacatgctacactgagtttttggatcgaaacaaggtaagtatgtgaTAATATCTCATCAGAATCATGgtctttgtcacattctgctgctggttagattgtgtttcgtTGCAGAGCtggtagtgggggcgttcctgatgtCACACCTGAATCCAACGCAGGCTCatcaacatggcatttaagcacgggttaaTTCAGGctatgtctacactaggacagataattttctccagggtattttgccgattatttttatacctgtccacacttcgtttaaggtGTGTTTAAGGCCGCTCCGCTtttgcaaggtacgcctgcatttgcgcaaactacgcatgcgtaaaaaggagaagcctcatgtgttacgtcatcgcccgcgCAGTTTACCTCTaaaccggaaactcattactcgccCGCGGCAAATTTGGAAATTACTAAACCTTCtacactgtcattattttgtgattacAGTCTTTTTTCGTGAtcgcaattgaacgcatcacgcaggagcgagagtgaagggagagcacACTTGGCTTTTATGAACAGGCGCcgtgttgtgattgaaataaatctttataaaacaacaaacgcctgacatcattacttggggtgtaacaatcgatgctcagttgcgctctaaccacttggaaaataacaaaaagaagcatatggtgtggcgatgcatttatttcctggaagctgcaaccaggactgcttgtgcataaaagtggTGATCCTGGAAGTGTCGCGATGGGAGGATCCCAAATggccactgaattgaagcatattattaagACGTAGTCTGCAGGTTCAAGAAAATGTGTGCGAacgaaaagaggagcaggaatgccacgtcgtgatcgtccACCTGAATTGTTTACTATGCTGTCGTGCTACACTAAAAACAGCGACGGCATGACGTCCTTTCCTGAGTATCCGAatgttgtacggagacagcaTTCCATATTAGGCGGTGCGTAGGTGCCgggtaacattacccgcctATATTATCCTTCTAACAACTAATCCTGATAATAGGCgtactagtgtagccgacatgccgtattgtccaactaattacacgtgtaaggccattatccgtcctagtgtagacgtagcctcagagaaggctgccgagatatttaccttgctgatcgccatttgacatctcgcgctTTAG includes:
- the socs4 gene encoding suppressor of cytokine signaling 4, which gives rise to MSEKKPRCADTRPKCGIRSWSADSYVWRGKKRSRNSRKGSSPGGFEAEGSEELGVRSTSCPRRRRERKCSCSSLGEDIDAVCRKALTRRSLRQKFQDAVGQCLPLRSHNPHHHHHHHHHHLPGSSRPLSVLFWSKRKIHVSELMQDKCPFSSQSELARSWHLLKNHATQPSALMELEANFKPNSPSSCNSPPHTPLSWEDICCSPGPGSVTKEDWDTICPHEQTEDSISHILVPDLLQINNSPCYWGVLNRFEAEELLEGQPEGTFLLRDSAQDEFLFSVSFRRYSRSLHARIEQNGKRFSFDVRDPCMYRDASVTGLLRHYSDPATCLFFEPLLSQPLPRTFPFSLQHLCRAVICSCTTYQGIENLPLPPQLRNYLCQYHIKCQGACSD